The following coding sequences are from one Candidatus Nitrosopumilus sp. SW window:
- a CDS encoding tetrahydromethanopterin S-methyltransferase subunit A, translating to MNSLGNIIGEICKVVLPIKQEFYPGNHDSQIAICTLASISLLDNLKDSGMLSRVAIIGRLFSENKGIDNMIQYVYENKNVKKIILCGKEVWGHKSGHSLLQLHQNGVDENFRIINSTSPDPYLTVSKDMIEYFQKNITIVDLIGETNIEVISEKIKIP from the coding sequence ATGAATAGCCTTGGAAACATAATTGGCGAAATATGTAAGGTTGTTCTGCCCATAAAGCAGGAATTTTACCCTGGAAATCATGACTCACAAATAGCAATCTGCACGCTTGCAAGCATATCATTACTTGATAATTTGAAAGATTCAGGAATGTTATCTAGAGTTGCAATTATTGGTAGATTGTTTTCAGAGAATAAGGGAATTGATAACATGATACAATATGTTTATGAAAACAAAAATGTAAAAAAAATAATTCTATGTGGAAAAGAAGTTTGGGGCCATAAATCCGGTCATTCATTATTACAATTACACCAGAATGGAGTTGATGAAAATTTTAGAATAATTAATTCAACTAGTCCTGATCCTTATCTTACAGTTTCTAAAGATATGATAGAATATTTTCAAAAAAATATTACAATAGTTGATTTAATTGGTGAAACCAATATTGAAGTAATTTCTGAAAAAATTAAAATTCCTTAA
- a CDS encoding DegT/DnrJ/EryC1/StrS aminotransferase family protein — protein MCSDCLYTVVLMTKFVKIPINTPILGKEELSAVVSVVKSGGLTSASKDGGKNVQEFEKLVRTFVKTKYAVSVNSGTAALQAALYALDIKKGDEVIVPSFTFVASANAIASTGAKPVFVDILKENFTIDPDSITKKITRKTKAIMPVHLYGHISSLDRIREISKKHNLSVVEDAAQSLGSTFKGKQTGTFFELGCYSLYPGKVITSGEGGVIVTNNKKLYEKLQMIRNHGMVKGYDSKIFGLNLRLPEINAAIAKIQIKKLPEFIQSRRRNAKLLSDLLSDTKIKIPFERKHEKFNWSLYTIATKNRDSILKKLNSKGIGAAVYYPIPVHKIPIYKNKSKLTNTDWASKHVLSLPVHPNVSSKNIEYIAKTVRDLVNE, from the coding sequence ATGTGTAGTGATTGTCTTTATACAGTAGTACTAATGACAAAATTTGTGAAAATTCCAATCAACACGCCTATTTTAGGTAAAGAAGAACTCTCAGCAGTAGTTTCAGTAGTAAAATCAGGAGGACTCACTTCTGCCTCAAAAGATGGAGGAAAGAATGTACAGGAATTTGAAAAATTAGTTAGAACTTTTGTCAAAACCAAGTATGCAGTTTCCGTAAATTCTGGTACTGCAGCATTACAAGCAGCACTATATGCACTTGATATTAAAAAAGGAGATGAAGTTATTGTTCCTTCTTTTACATTTGTTGCTAGTGCTAATGCTATTGCATCCACTGGTGCAAAACCTGTTTTTGTTGATATTTTAAAAGAAAATTTTACAATTGATCCTGACTCAATTACAAAAAAGATTACTAGAAAAACTAAAGCAATAATGCCTGTACACTTGTATGGTCATATATCATCACTTGATAGAATTAGAGAAATTTCAAAAAAACATAATCTTTCAGTGGTTGAAGATGCTGCACAATCTCTTGGTTCAACTTTTAAAGGAAAACAAACTGGAACATTTTTTGAACTTGGATGTTACAGCCTCTATCCGGGAAAAGTAATAACTTCTGGAGAGGGTGGAGTAATAGTTACTAACAACAAAAAACTCTATGAAAAATTACAGATGATTAGAAACCATGGAATGGTGAAAGGATATGACTCTAAAATATTTGGGCTAAATCTAAGACTGCCTGAAATTAATGCCGCAATAGCTAAAATCCAAATTAAAAAACTACCAGAATTTATTCAATCTAGAAGACGTAATGCAAAACTATTATCTGATTTGTTATCTGATACAAAAATAAAAATTCCTTTTGAAAGAAAACATGAAAAATTTAATTGGTCATTATACACTATTGCAACAAAAAATAGAGATTCGATTTTAAAGAAATTAAACTCAAAAGGAATTGGTGCTGCAGTTTATTATCCAATACCTGTTCATAAAATTCCTATTTACAAAAATAAATCAAAATTAACAAATACTGATTGGGCATCAAAACACGTTTTGTCCTTGCCTGTTCATCCAAATGTATCTTCCAAGAATATTGAATATATCGCAAAAACTGTACGTGATTTAGTAAATGAATAG
- a CDS encoding peptidylprolyl isomerase, whose translation MTTANIETNFGKISFKLLPDLAPETVRNFEKLAKDGFYDGTLFHRVIPGFMIQGGDPNTKTDNKSSWGMGGPGYNVKAEFSSRSHLRGIVSMARAQDPDSAGSQFFIVTTDSTFLDRQYTVFGEVTEGMDVADKIVNLERDGNDCPLEKAQMTRVTVE comes from the coding sequence TACTGCAAATATTGAAACAAATTTTGGAAAAATTTCGTTTAAACTTCTACCAGATTTAGCTCCTGAAACAGTAAGAAATTTCGAAAAGCTAGCTAAAGATGGATTTTATGATGGGACTCTTTTTCACAGAGTAATTCCAGGATTTATGATTCAAGGCGGAGACCCAAATACAAAGACAGATAACAAAAGTTCATGGGGAATGGGTGGTCCAGGATACAATGTAAAAGCAGAATTCAGTTCCAGATCACATCTACGTGGAATAGTTTCAATGGCTAGAGCACAAGATCCAGATAGTGCAGGCTCACAATTCTTCATAGTAACAACTGATAGTACTTTTCTAGACAGACAATACACAGTATTTGGAGAGGTTACTGAGGGTATGGATGTAGCAGATAAAATTGTAAATCTTGAAAGAGATGGAAATGACTGTCCTTTAGAAAAAGCACAGATGACTCGCGTAACTGTGGAATAA
- a CDS encoding dUTPase, giving the protein MSQEVTEDRLDTIFQLQKGLSEMMKPDRYPKDSEGRVSALCTAIMHEAVELQRTTNWKWWKTPTKFNESEAREELIDIWHFVVQASLELNLTPDDIVDEYKKKNEINRERQRNGY; this is encoded by the coding sequence TTGTCACAAGAAGTAACTGAAGACAGATTAGATACTATTTTTCAACTTCAAAAAGGATTATCAGAAATGATGAAGCCAGATAGATATCCAAAAGATTCTGAAGGTAGAGTGTCTGCATTGTGTACTGCAATAATGCATGAAGCAGTAGAATTGCAAAGAACTACCAACTGGAAATGGTGGAAAACACCTACAAAATTCAACGAATCTGAAGCAAGAGAAGAATTAATCGACATTTGGCATTTTGTAGTTCAAGCATCACTTGAATTAAATCTCACACCAGATGATATTGTAGATGAATACAAAAAGAAAAATGAGATAAATAGAGAAAGACAAAGAAACGGCTATTAA
- a CDS encoding PfkB family carbohydrate kinase, producing MLTVFGSTALDTIRTPKKTLKNVLGGAATFAAISASNFVDTGLIAVVGKDFPKQHHKTLSKYLDLEGFSIKNGKTFRYDGKYDDTLSTRSTLKTELNVLADFKPIVPEAYRKSQFVYLANNDPEQNTALIKEFDKVKFSMCDTIDFWISTKRDAVIKMIKAVDAVVINDEEAKLLTKEFNLIKCAKKMMQWGAKYVIIKKGEHGSLMFYDDVIFPTAGFSLEDVVDPTGAGDSFAGAMIGYLASKKSTSLSEIKKAVVYGNVLGSFAVERYGLEGLLKIKNGDITKRVKMYEKMIRF from the coding sequence ATGCTTACTGTTTTTGGTTCGACTGCATTAGATACGATTAGAACTCCCAAAAAAACACTGAAAAATGTTTTAGGAGGTGCTGCAACTTTTGCAGCAATTTCTGCTAGTAATTTTGTTGATACTGGATTAATTGCTGTTGTTGGAAAAGATTTTCCCAAACAACATCACAAAACATTATCAAAATATCTTGATTTAGAAGGATTCTCCATCAAAAATGGAAAAACATTTCGTTATGATGGAAAATATGATGATACATTAAGTACTAGATCAACACTAAAGACAGAACTAAATGTCCTAGCAGATTTCAAACCTATTGTTCCAGAGGCATATAGAAAATCACAATTTGTTTATCTTGCAAACAATGATCCAGAACAAAATACCGCACTAATCAAAGAATTTGACAAAGTAAAATTTTCAATGTGTGACACGATTGATTTTTGGATTTCAACTAAAAGAGATGCTGTAATCAAGATGATAAAAGCTGTAGATGCTGTTGTGATTAATGATGAAGAAGCTAAACTTCTCACTAAAGAGTTCAACTTGATAAAATGTGCAAAGAAGATGATGCAGTGGGGAGCAAAATATGTAATTATTAAAAAAGGAGAACATGGTTCTCTCATGTTTTATGATGATGTAATATTTCCAACTGCTGGTTTTTCATTAGAAGATGTAGTGGATCCTACAGGTGCTGGAGACTCTTTTGCAGGTGCCATGATAGGTTATCTAGCAAGTAAAAAATCAACAAGTCTTTCTGAGATCAAAAAAGCAGTAGTTTATGGCAATGTTTTAGGTTCATTTGCAGTTGAAAGATATGGATTAGAGGGGCTGTTGAAGATCAAAAATGGAGATATTACAAAAAGAGTCAAGATGTATGAAAAAATGATCAGATTCTAA